The following nucleotide sequence is from Rhodospirillales bacterium.
GGGCAATGCCGAACCAGGCAAAGAAACACAGAAAGAAGGCAAACCACGTCATGTGAAATGTTCTTATCTGGACCATATTGACCTTGAAGAAGTTTGCCCACAGGGCCGTAGCTTTATTTTCGAGTTCCATGGTGTTTACTCCGATTCTGGATTGAGGGCGGGATGGAGGTAGATTTGCAGGTGGCTTTTGCCTCTTTTTCAGAAGCTAGATATGAAATCAGACAACCTCCTTGATCTGAATCAAGTCCATCTTTTCTAAAACTGCAAAAATGCGGAGTCGGCATTTATAAATTTGGAAGGAAGCTAAGAATGGCCAAAGATATTCAAACATGGGATCCGGAGAACGAAGAGCAATGGAAAAGCGGCGGAGCTTCGATTGCCTGGCGAAATTTGTGGATTTCCATTCCCTGCCTGCTGTGTGGCTTTGCTGTCTGGCTCTACTGGGGTGTTATCACCGTCCAAATGCTCAATCTGGGCTTCCCGTTCGAGCAGTCCGAGCTGTTTACCTTGTCGGCCATTGCGGGATTAACCGGCGCGACGCTGCGCATTCCTTCCACGTTTTTTATTCGTCTGGCCGGTGGACGAAACACAATCTTCTTTACGACTGCGCTTTTAATCCTCCCTGCCCTAGGCACAGGTTTTGCGCTGCAAGATAAAGATACACCGCTGTGGATGTTTCAGCTTCTGGCTCTCCTTTCCGGTTTTGGCGGCGGGAATTTTGCGTCTTCCATGTCCAATATCAGCTTTTTCTTCCCGAAAAAGGTGCAGGGGCTTTCTCTGGGTTTGAATGCTGGTCTGGGAAATGCCGGTGTGACAACAATGCAGATATTGATTCCGCTCTTTATGACATTTGCCGCTTTCGGCGGGGAGCCGATGATTCTTGAAAACACGAGCGGAACGTTGATTGGCAAGATCGAGGCCGGATCCGAGACATGGATTCACAATGCCGGTTTTGTCTGGGTTGCTATTTTGGTGCCGCTTGTCATTGCTGCATGGTTCGGTATGAACAATATCCGTGCCGAGCATGTTTCCCCAAATATCGCGCCCGCTCCTGTTGCATTCTTTCAAATTTCCGTGATGCTGCTGATCGGCTTTATTACGGCAACGTTTGGCTTGTGGCTTATGTTGCCCGAAGCGGCGAATGGTTCGGGTTTTGGGGTCAGCAAATGGCTTGTGCTGCCGATTGTTATCGCGTTAACGGTGTTTCTGCTCAAAATGATTCCCGGAGAAACGGGTCAAAATCTAAAGCGTCAGTATAAGATTTTCAACCATTCGCATACATGGATCATGACAATCATTTATACCATGACATTTGGATCTTTCATCGGCTATGCGGCTTCTTTCCCGCTAGCCATCAAAGTGATCTTCGGTTTTCAGCATGTCGTAAACGAGGCCGGTATCATGACGCATGACATTGCCAACCCCAACGGTCCCAGTGCCCTGATGTATGCGTGGATGGGCCCGTTTATCGGTGCTTTTATCCGCCCCCTGGGCGGCTGGATTTCCGACAAAATGGGCGGGGCGCTGGTCACGCAAATTTGCTCCGTAATTATGGTGGCTAGTGCTTTGGGTGTGGCTTACTATATGAAAGCAGCCTATGCGTCGGCAACGCCTGAGCAATATTTTGTGCCGTTCTTTGTTCTGTTCCTTGTGCTGTTTGCCGCTACAGGGATTGGCAACGGCTCGACGTTCCGCACGATTGCCATGGTCTTCGACCGTGAACAGGCCGGGCCTGTACTTGGATGGACCTCTGCCGTTGCCGCTTACGGCGCCTTTATTATCCCCAAAGTTTTAGGCGAACAGATTAAGCTGACAACACCGGAAATTGCGCTTTACGGCTTTGCAGCCTTCTATGCGTTTTGCTGCCTTCTGAACTGGTGGGCCTACCTGCGTCCTGGCGCAGAGCATAAAAATCCTTAAGAGAAACGAGAGAAACCACGATGAGCTATTTTATTGACCGAATCACGTATTTTTCCCAGAATCGTGAAAAGTTCTCAGGTGGGCACGGTGTAACAACTGAAGAAAACAGGGCTTGGGAACAGGCATACCGTGACCGTTGGGCACATGACAAAATCGTCCGGTCCACGCATGGTGTGAACTGCACAGGCTCCTGCTCATGGAAAATTTATGTCAAAAACGGGCTTATTACGTGGGAAACGCAGCAGACAGATTATCCCCGGACGCGGCCTGACCTGCCCAACCACGAGCCGCGCGGTTGCGCGCGTGGGGCGAGTTACAGCTGGTATATTTATTCTGCCAACCGCTTGAAATATCCGATGGTGCGCAAGCGGCTGCTCAAGCTGTATCGCAAGGCAAAGGAAACAACGAAAGATCCTGTCGATGCCTGGGCTTCTATACAGGCTGATGAAGAACTGCGCCGTGAATACCAGCAGGTGCGCGGACGCGGGGGCTTTGTCCGGGCAGGCTGGGAAGAGGTCAATGAGATCATCGCTGCGGCCAATGTCCATACGATCAAGAAACACGGCCCGGACCGCCTGATCGGGTTTTCTCCCATTCCGGCGATGTCCATGGTGTCGTACGCCGCCGGGTCGCGCTATCTCTCGCTGCTGGGCGGAACCTGCATGAGCTTTTACGACTGGTACTGCGATTTGCCGCCCTCTTCCCCGCAAAGCTGGGGCGAGCAGACGGACGTGCCGGAAAGCGCGGACTGGTATAATTCCGGCTTTATTATCATGTGGGGCTCCAATGTCCCGCAGACCCGCACGCCCGATGCGCACTTTATGACCGAAGCGCGCTATAAGGGTACACAGGTTGTCACTGTTACGCCGGATTATTCTGAAGCCTCTAAATTCGGCGATATCTGGCTGAATCCGAAACAGGGAACGGATGCCGCGCTCGGTATGGCTATGGGGCATGTGATCCTGAAGGAATTCCATCTGGAAAATCCGTCCGAATATTTCGATGATTACAGCCGCGCCTACACGGATATGCCGTTTCTGGTGAAGCTGGAAGAGCGTGATGGGCGCTTTGTCCCTGGACGCATGCTTCGGGCTTCCGATTTCAAAGGAAATCTGGACGAGAAAAACAATCCCGAATGGAAGACTGTCTGTTTTGATGAAGAAACGGGAAATGTCACCGTACCGACCGGCTCTATCGGTTTCCGTTGGGGGGAAGAGGGAAAATGGAATATTGTTCCCACCGATTCCAAAACCGGCAAGGATATCCGCCCTCGTAAAACCCTGCTTGGAGATCATGACGATGTCTTGAAAGTCGGCTTCCCCTATTTTGCAGGGGCCGGTCATGAGCACGGCTATTTTGAGCCAAGCGAACGGGAAGAGATTCTGGATCGCAACATCCCCGTCAAATATCTTGATCTGAACGGTGAAAAAGTGGCCGTAGCCTGCGTGTTCGATCTGCTCTGCGCCAATTACGGGATCGCCCGTAAAGGGATAGATGGCGATCATGTGTCCAAAAGTTATGAAGATGATATTCCCTATACGCCAAAATGGCAGGAAAAGATTACGGGTGTTCCAGCCGAAAAAGTGACACAGGTCGCTCGTGCATTCGCTCAGAACGCGCATGTCACCAAAGGCAAGTCGATGATTATCATCGGCGCGGCCATGAACCACTGGTATCACATGGATATGAATTACCGTGCCTGCATCAATATGCTGGTGTTTTGCGGTTGTGTGGGGCAATCCGGTGGCGGGTGGTCGCACTATGTGGGGCAGGAGAAACTCCGCCCGCAAACCGGCTGGCTGCCGCTGGCTTTTGCGCTGGACTGGAACCGTCCGCCGCGCCAGCAAAATTCGACGTCCTTCTTCTATGCCCATACCGACCAATGGCGTTATGAGACGCTTGGCGTGGGGGAAATCCTCTCGCCCCTGGCCGATAAGGAAAAATGGAAAGGCTCGCTGATCGACTGCAATATCCGTTCCGAGCGCATGGGCTGGCTGCCTTCCGCACCGCAGCTGCGAGAAAACCCGATTGATCTGGTGAGTAAAGCTGAAGCTAGAGGAGCTGATCCTGTTGAATATGTTACGGAGCGCCTTTCCAGCGGTGATCTACGTATGTCCTGTGAAGATCCGGACAATCCGGATAACTGGCCGCGCAACCTGTTTGTCTGGCGTTCGAACCTACTCGGTTCTTCAGGCAAGGGGCATGAATATTTCCTTAAGCATCTTTTGGGCACTCAGCACGGTGTACAAGGCAAGGATCTTGGCGCGGAAGGGCAGAGCCGCTGCGCCGAAGTCGAATGGCATGAGGATGCGCCGCAAGGAAAGCTTGATCTTGTCGTTACTCTTGATTTTCGCATGTCCACGACCTGCATTTATTCGGATATCGTTTTGCCGACGGCAAGCTGGTACGAGAAAAACGATCTGAACACTTCAGACATGCATCCCTTCATCCACCCGCTGTCCAAGGCGATTGATCCGGTCTGGCAAAGCAAGTCCGACTGGGAGATTTACAAAGGGATTGCCAAGAAACTTTCAGAGATTTGCGAGGGCCATCTGGGCGTGGAAAGGGAAATCGTTCTTACGCCCATTCAGCACGACACGCCCGGTGAACTGGCGCAGCCGGACGTTAAAGAGTGGCGCAAGGGTGAATGCGATCTTATCCCCGGGAAGACCGCCCCGGCCATGAAAGTAATCGAGCGCGATTATCCGGCAACTTATGAACGGTTTACATCACTGGGTCCGCTCATGGAAAAAGTCGGCAATGGCGGGAAAGGAATCGCCTGGAATACCGAGCATGAAGTGGAGTTCCTTAAAGCCCTGAACGGCGAGAAAGACGGTCGGGCTAAAATCGAAACGGACATTGATGCCTGTGAAACGGTACTGTCTCTTGCTCCTGAAACCAACGGTGAAGTTGCGGTCAAGGCCTGGGGCGCTTTAAGTAAGATTACGGGACGCGATCACACGCATCTGGCGCGGCCGAAGGAAGAGGAAAAAATACGCTTCCGCGATATTCAGGCGCAGCCGCGCAAGATTATCAGCTCGCCAACGTGGAGCGGGCTGGAATCCGAGCATGTCTGCTACAATGCCGGATATACAAACGTCCACGAATTCATCCCGTGGCGAACCCTGACGGGGCGGCAGCAGCTTTATCAGGATCACCCGTGGATGATTGATTTTGGGGAAAGCCTTGTGTCCTACCGTCCGCCGATCAACACGCGTACCGTCCAGCATATGCTGGACAAGCACGGAGACGAATCGCCGACAATTCTTCTCAACTTCATTACGCCGCACCAGAAATGGGGCATTCATTCCACCTATTCAGACAATTTGCACATGCTCACGCTTTCGCGCGGCGGACCGATCGTCTGGGTCAGTGAAACGGATGCGCGGAAAATCGGGGTCAGGGATAATGACTGGCTGGAGGTTTTCAATACCAACGGAGCCATTATGGCCCGCGCTGTTGTCTCTCAACGTGTCAATGAAGGCATGATGCTTATGTATCATGCACAGGAGAAACTGACACATACGCCGGGCAGCAAGATTACGAACGCGCGCGGGGGTATTCACAACTCTGTGACGCGGGCAACCGTGAAACCAACCCATATGATTGGCGCTTATGCCCAGCTTTCTTACGGATTTAACTACTATGGAACGGTCGGGTCCAACCGGGACGAGTTTGTTATTGTTCGCAGGGTTGCGGATCAGGATATTGACTGGATGGAGGCGGCAGAATAATGAAAATACGTGCGCAAATAGGAATGGTGCTCAATCTGGACAAATGTATCGGTTGTCATACCTGTTCGGTAACCTGCAAGAACGTCTGGACATCCCGCGAAGGCGTGGAATATGTCTGGTTCAATAATGTCGAAACCAAGCCCGGCATCGGCTATCCGAAGGAATGGGAAAATCAGGATAAATGGAAAGGCGGCTGGAAACGCGATAGCAGCGGAAAGATCAGTCCTAAACAAGGCGGGCGTTGGCGCATTCTGGCGAATATTTTTGGCAATCCGAATCTGCCGGAAATTGACGATTATTATGAGCCTTTTACATTCGATTACGATCATCTGCAAAAAGCGCCGGAAATGAAAACCATGCCAACGGCCCGGCCCCGTTCCTTGATTACGGGCCAGCGCATGGAAAAAGTTCAATGGGGGCCGAACTGGGAAGAAATTCTGGGTACGGAATTCGAGCAACGCAAGAAAGATTACAATTTCAAGGATATTGAAAAAGAAATCTACGGCGAGTTTGAAAACACCTTCATGATGTATCTGCCGCGCCTGTGCGAGCATTGCCTGAATCCGACCTGCGTAGCGTCCTGCCCGTCCGGGTCTATCTACAAGCGCGAGGAAGATGGCGTTGTTCTGGTCGATCAGGACAAGTGCCGGGGCTGGCGGATGTGTATGTCCGGCTGTCCTTATAAGAAAATTTATTATAACTGGAAATCCGGCAAGGCCGAGAAATGCACACTGTGTTACCCGCGTTTGGAAAACGGCGAGCCGACGGTCTGCTCGGAGACATGTGTCGGGCGTATCCGTTATCTGGGTGTCATGCTTTACGATGCGGATGCAATTGAAGAAGCGGCCAGTGTGGCCGGTGAAGAAAACCTCTATGAAGCCCAATGTGATCTTTTCCTCGATCCTCATGATCCGGAAGTCATCGCGGAAGCGCGGCGTCAGGGCATTCCCGATAACTGGATTGAAGGGGCGCAAAATTCGCCGGTCTACAAAATGGCGATGGAGTGGAAAGTAGCCTTTCCGTTGCATCCGGAATACCGGACTCTGCCAATGGTCTGGTATATCCCGCCGCTTTCGCCTTTGCAGGCAGCGGCCAGTGAAGGGAAACTTCCAAGCAAAGACGGCATTATGCCGGATCTTGATGATATGCGCATTCCGGTGAAATATCTTGCCAATCTGCTCACTGGCGGCAAGGAAGAACCTGTCCGGCAGGGTTTGAAACGCATGCTGGCCATGCGCCACTACATGCGCGGCAAGCTGATTGAAGGTGTTGATAACACAGCTGTCCTTCAGGATGTGAAATTAACGCCGGAACTGGTTGAAGACATGTACAAAACCATGGCGATTGCAAATTACGAAGACCGTTACGTTATTCCGACAGGGCACCGCGAGGAGACGCTGGATGCTTACGGAGAAAGCGGCGGATGCGGATTTTCTTTCGGCAATGGGTGTTCCGGGCACGCTAACAGCGCCGTTGACCTTTTTGACAGCCCGAAACAATCCCGTGGCCGCAGTGCATCCGGCAAGGATAACAGGGTCAATACGATTTTCGAACGCGACCATTACGAGGGCGCGGCCAAAATCAATACAGGCTGTGGCGGCGGCTCGTGCGGCGGCGGATGCGGATAGGAGAAAGAGAGTGAACACAAGAACCTTTAAAATACTCGGATTTCTTCTGACCTATCCCACGGGGGCGCACCGGGATGCCTTTTCGGAATGCCGGGTGTTTTTAAAGCAGGAAAATATTCTGTCTGCAAAAACGCTTGAGAGCTTGAATAGGCTGATAACAGAGATGGAAGAAACGGGTCTTCTTGATCTTCAGGAGGCCTATGTGGATCTGTTTGACCGCACGCCGTCCCTGTCTCTTCATCTTTTTGAGCATATTCACGGTGATTCCCGGCAGCGGGGACAGGCTTTGGCCGATCTGGCGGGCGTTTATGAGCAGGCCGGTCTTGTCATCAACACGGAAGAAACGCCTGATTATCTGCCCCTGTTTCTGGAATATGTTTCAACGCTTCCGCCGGAAGAGATCAGAAATAATCTTGGCAGTATCGTAAACATCCTTTCAGCGCTCAGTGAACGGCTTAAAAACAGGGGTTCCGCTTATACCGGTATTTTTGACGCTCTGATTGAAGCAGCAGAAAAAACGCCTGATAAAGCTGCCGTTGATAGTGCCCTGAAGGAAGCCTCCGGGGCAGAATACGATCTTGAACAAATCGACAGGGAATGGGAAGAGCAGTTCGCTTTTGAAAATACACCTCAAACGACCGGGCAGGATGATGGCTGTCCAAAGGCAAAGGAAATGCTGGAACGAATTGAAAGTTATAAGCAAGAAGAAAGGATAAAAAAATGAGCGGATATTTGGATTACTTTTTATTTCAGATATTTCCCTATATCGCGATATTGTTCTTTTTGCTCGGAAGTATTTTACGCTTCGACCGCGATCCTTATTCGTGGCGCAGCAAGTCAAGCCAGCTTTTACGGCGTAGACAACTGATTATCGGCAGCATTCTGTTCCATCTAGGCATTCTTGTAATCCTCGCAGGGCATGCTGTCGGGTTGTTAACCCCGATAGCCGCCTTTGATGCTCTGGGCATTTCTCATGAATTCAAGCAGATCATGGCAATGGGTGTGGGCGGGTTTGCAGGTGTCTTTTGTTTTATAGGTTTGCTCTTGCTTTTACACCGGCGCTTATTTGATCCGCGCATCCGTGCCACCAGCTCTTTCGCGGATATTGGCGTTCTTGTCCTGCTTTTGATCC
It contains:
- a CDS encoding MFS transporter, with protein sequence MAKDIQTWDPENEEQWKSGGASIAWRNLWISIPCLLCGFAVWLYWGVITVQMLNLGFPFEQSELFTLSAIAGLTGATLRIPSTFFIRLAGGRNTIFFTTALLILPALGTGFALQDKDTPLWMFQLLALLSGFGGGNFASSMSNISFFFPKKVQGLSLGLNAGLGNAGVTTMQILIPLFMTFAAFGGEPMILENTSGTLIGKIEAGSETWIHNAGFVWVAILVPLVIAAWFGMNNIRAEHVSPNIAPAPVAFFQISVMLLIGFITATFGLWLMLPEAANGSGFGVSKWLVLPIVIALTVFLLKMIPGETGQNLKRQYKIFNHSHTWIMTIIYTMTFGSFIGYAASFPLAIKVIFGFQHVVNEAGIMTHDIANPNGPSALMYAWMGPFIGAFIRPLGGWISDKMGGALVTQICSVIMVASALGVAYYMKAAYASATPEQYFVPFFVLFLVLFAATGIGNGSTFRTIAMVFDREQAGPVLGWTSAVAAYGAFIIPKVLGEQIKLTTPEIALYGFAAFYAFCCLLNWWAYLRPGAEHKNP
- a CDS encoding nitrate reductase subunit alpha, whose amino-acid sequence is MSYFIDRITYFSQNREKFSGGHGVTTEENRAWEQAYRDRWAHDKIVRSTHGVNCTGSCSWKIYVKNGLITWETQQTDYPRTRPDLPNHEPRGCARGASYSWYIYSANRLKYPMVRKRLLKLYRKAKETTKDPVDAWASIQADEELRREYQQVRGRGGFVRAGWEEVNEIIAAANVHTIKKHGPDRLIGFSPIPAMSMVSYAAGSRYLSLLGGTCMSFYDWYCDLPPSSPQSWGEQTDVPESADWYNSGFIIMWGSNVPQTRTPDAHFMTEARYKGTQVVTVTPDYSEASKFGDIWLNPKQGTDAALGMAMGHVILKEFHLENPSEYFDDYSRAYTDMPFLVKLEERDGRFVPGRMLRASDFKGNLDEKNNPEWKTVCFDEETGNVTVPTGSIGFRWGEEGKWNIVPTDSKTGKDIRPRKTLLGDHDDVLKVGFPYFAGAGHEHGYFEPSEREEILDRNIPVKYLDLNGEKVAVACVFDLLCANYGIARKGIDGDHVSKSYEDDIPYTPKWQEKITGVPAEKVTQVARAFAQNAHVTKGKSMIIIGAAMNHWYHMDMNYRACINMLVFCGCVGQSGGGWSHYVGQEKLRPQTGWLPLAFALDWNRPPRQQNSTSFFYAHTDQWRYETLGVGEILSPLADKEKWKGSLIDCNIRSERMGWLPSAPQLRENPIDLVSKAEARGADPVEYVTERLSSGDLRMSCEDPDNPDNWPRNLFVWRSNLLGSSGKGHEYFLKHLLGTQHGVQGKDLGAEGQSRCAEVEWHEDAPQGKLDLVVTLDFRMSTTCIYSDIVLPTASWYEKNDLNTSDMHPFIHPLSKAIDPVWQSKSDWEIYKGIAKKLSEICEGHLGVEREIVLTPIQHDTPGELAQPDVKEWRKGECDLIPGKTAPAMKVIERDYPATYERFTSLGPLMEKVGNGGKGIAWNTEHEVEFLKALNGEKDGRAKIETDIDACETVLSLAPETNGEVAVKAWGALSKITGRDHTHLARPKEEEKIRFRDIQAQPRKIISSPTWSGLESEHVCYNAGYTNVHEFIPWRTLTGRQQLYQDHPWMIDFGESLVSYRPPINTRTVQHMLDKHGDESPTILLNFITPHQKWGIHSTYSDNLHMLTLSRGGPIVWVSETDARKIGVRDNDWLEVFNTNGAIMARAVVSQRVNEGMMLMYHAQEKLTHTPGSKITNARGGIHNSVTRATVKPTHMIGAYAQLSYGFNYYGTVGSNRDEFVIVRRVADQDIDWMEAAE
- the narH gene encoding nitrate reductase subunit beta — protein: MKIRAQIGMVLNLDKCIGCHTCSVTCKNVWTSREGVEYVWFNNVETKPGIGYPKEWENQDKWKGGWKRDSSGKISPKQGGRWRILANIFGNPNLPEIDDYYEPFTFDYDHLQKAPEMKTMPTARPRSLITGQRMEKVQWGPNWEEILGTEFEQRKKDYNFKDIEKEIYGEFENTFMMYLPRLCEHCLNPTCVASCPSGSIYKREEDGVVLVDQDKCRGWRMCMSGCPYKKIYYNWKSGKAEKCTLCYPRLENGEPTVCSETCVGRIRYLGVMLYDADAIEEAASVAGEENLYEAQCDLFLDPHDPEVIAEARRQGIPDNWIEGAQNSPVYKMAMEWKVAFPLHPEYRTLPMVWYIPPLSPLQAAASEGKLPSKDGIMPDLDDMRIPVKYLANLLTGGKEEPVRQGLKRMLAMRHYMRGKLIEGVDNTAVLQDVKLTPELVEDMYKTMAIANYEDRYVIPTGHREETLDAYGESGGCGFSFGNGCSGHANSAVDLFDSPKQSRGRSASGKDNRVNTIFERDHYEGAAKINTGCGGGSCGGGCG
- the narJ gene encoding nitrate reductase molybdenum cofactor assembly chaperone — encoded protein: MNTRTFKILGFLLTYPTGAHRDAFSECRVFLKQENILSAKTLESLNRLITEMEETGLLDLQEAYVDLFDRTPSLSLHLFEHIHGDSRQRGQALADLAGVYEQAGLVINTEETPDYLPLFLEYVSTLPPEEIRNNLGSIVNILSALSERLKNRGSAYTGIFDALIEAAEKTPDKAAVDSALKEASGAEYDLEQIDREWEEQFAFENTPQTTGQDDGCPKAKEMLERIESYKQEERIKK
- the narI gene encoding respiratory nitrate reductase subunit gamma — its product is MSGYLDYFLFQIFPYIAILFFLLGSILRFDRDPYSWRSKSSQLLRRRQLIIGSILFHLGILVILAGHAVGLLTPIAAFDALGISHEFKQIMAMGVGGFAGVFCFIGLLLLLHRRLFDPRIRATSSFADIGVLVLLLIQLTLGLFTITVSMHHLDGHEMVKFMEWAQHIVTFRGGAHEYLSDVAPVFRAHITLGLFILLIFPFTRLVHVLSAPIGYVVRPWQIVRKRAT